TTTCCAGAATATTAGCCGGCGTGCCTACCCCCATCAGGTAGCGCGGCTTGTCTTGGGGCAGGATGTCGCAGACCAGCTCGGTCATCTCGTACATCTGCTCGGCGGGCTCGCCCACGCTCAGGCCGCCGATGGCGTTGCCGGCGCGGCCCTGCTCGGCGATGAATTCGGCCGATTGCACCCGCAAATCTTTGAACGTGCTACCCTGCACGATGGGAAAAAGCGTCTGCTCGTAGCCGTAGAGCGGCTCGGTGCTGTCGAGCCGCTCGATGCAGCGCCGGAGCCAGCGGTGCGTCATATCCAACGAGCGGCGGGCGTAGTCGTACTCGCAGGGCCAAGGCGTGCATTCATCAAACGCCATGATGATGTCGGCCCCAATGCGGCGTTGAATATCCATGACGCCCTCGGGCGAGAACAGGTGCTTCGAGCCGTCGATGTGCGAGCGGAAGGTGACGCCTTCTTCCTTAATCTTGCGGGTGTTGCTGAGCGAAAAGACCTGGTAGCCGCCGCTATCGGTGAGGATGGGGCGGTCCCAGCCGTTGAATTTGTGCAGGCCGCCGGCGGCTTGCAGTACTTCCAGGCCGGGGCGCAGGTAGAGGTGGTAGGTATTGCCGAGGATAATCTGGGCTTGCACGTCGGCCGTCAGCTCGCGCTGGCCCACGGCTTTCACGGTGCCAGCCGTGCCCACGGGCATAAAAATGGGCGTTTCGATGGTGCCGTGGGCCGTGGTAAGCTGGCCGGCGCGGGCCTTGGTGCCCGCATCGCGGGCCAGGAGGTCAAACTTCATTCTGACAAAATTACCGCCGCCGTACCTTTGCCGGCCGTTCCGTGTCGTTACCTCCTCTCGCTTCCCTACCCCCCGCGCTTCTATTGCTGCCGCTGCTTTTGGTGCAGGGGTGGTTTTGGCTTCGGTATTTCCGGCCCTTCGCGCGGCGGCCTCCAGAAGCAGCGGCCGATGCGCCGGGGCCGGATACGGAGCCGGTGTCCATCATCGTGTGCGCTCACAACGAGCTGGACAACCTGCGCGAGCTGATTCCGGTGCTGCTACGCCAGGACTACCCCCCCGGTTTTGAGCTGGTGCTGGTGGACGACCGCAGCCAGGACGATACCTATTTATTTACGCAGCAGCTGAGCCAATACTACCCCGGCCGCTTCCGGCTGGTGACCGTGACGCACACGCCGGCCGGCTTCGCCTCCAAAAAATACGCCCTCACTCTCGGCATCAAGGCCGCCCGCCACGCGCATCTTCTTTTTACGGATGCCGACTGCCGCCCCGTCGGCCCCGACTGGCTGCGCCTGATGCAGCGCGGCTTTCAGGCTTCCCTACCCCACCGGGGGGGGGTAGGGGCCGATATCGTGCTCGGCTACTCGGGCTACGCCGAACGGCCGGGCCTGCTTAACCGGCTCATTCGCTACGACACGCTGCTCACGGCCGCCCAATACCTGGGCCTGGCCTGGGCGGGGCGGCCCTACATGGGGGTAGGGCGTAACCTGGCCTATACCCGCGGCACCTTCCAAAGCACCAAGGGCTTTGCCAGCCACATGCGGCGGCTCAGCGGCGACGACGACCTGCTGGTGCAGGACGCGGTGGCCCTGGGAGCGCGCGCCGCCGTGGTGGCCGACGCGCCCGCCCACACCCTGAGCCAGCCCGCCGAAACCTGGGCCGCCTGGTGGCGCCAGAAGCGGCGGCACCTCTCGGCCGGCAGCCGCTACCGGGCCGCCGACCGCCGCCGGCTGGGCTTTTTTATGGGCAGCAACGGCCTTTTTTACTTGCTTACGCCGGTCATTTTGGCAGTTGGATGGAACCGCGAAAACTTGGTATCTTTGGCCATAATCTGGTTGGTGCGAACATTGCTACTGCTGGCTGTTTATAGGCCGCTGGCGCGCCGGCTGCGCGCTAATTTCCCGCCGCTGCTGCTACCAGCGCTCGACTTTCTCTACTTTGTCTTTTATGGTGCCTGGGGGATTTCCCTATTTCGGCACCGTTCGCTCCAATGGAAATAAATCCGAACGATATTCAGAAACAATTTTCCTCCAAAGCCAAGCACGATTTTAAGCTCATTCGGGCTGCCGTGGACCACGGCGACGAGAAAGCTTACGCCGAGCTGATGCACATCTATAAGAAGCCCGTTTTCCACGTGGTGCTCAAGATGGTGCGCAACCCCGACGACGCCGAGGACCTGACCATCGAGGCCTTCGCCAAGGCGTTCAAAAACCTCCACAAATTCAACCCCGAATTCGCGTTCAGTACCTGGCTGTTTCGCATCGCCACCAACAACTGCATTGACTTTATTCGCAAGAATAAAATCAAAACCATGAGCATTGACTCGGCAGTGAAGATGGGCGACGGCGATGAGATTCAGCTTGAGTTTCGGGATAACGACCTCAACCCGGCCGACACAACGATTAAGAATCAGAAAATCGAAATCATGCGCCACGTCGTGTCGCGCCTGCCCGATAAATATCAGCGCCTAGTGAGCCTACGCTACTTCGACGAGCTGAGCTACGAGGAAATCGCCACCGAACTAAAAGCGCCCCTGGGTACCGTGAAGGCGCAGCTGCACCGCGCCCGCGAGCTGCTTTTTGACATGGTGAAGGACAAGAAGGAAATTATTTAATTCTTGCCTGGCAGACCGTAAGAACGTCATGCTGAGCCTGCCGAAGCATCTCTACCGCGTAAGTACTCCTAACGTTTGAAGTTAGGTACGCGGTAGAGATGCTTCGGCAGGCTCAGCATGACGTTCTTCTTTAGTACGTCCTTCTTTGCTACTCCTACCCCCTATCTTTTGTCGGAAGCCTGCATGTCGCTCCTTACCAAGTACTTCCCTAGCCTCACTGCTCACCAGCGCGCTCAATTTACTCAACTCGAAACCGAGTTTAAAGCCTGGAATGCGCAAATAAACCTGGTGGCCCGGCCCGATGCCGACAACCTCGTGGAGCGGCACCTGCTACACTCGCTGGGCCTAGCCAAGGTGGTGCAGTTTCCGGCCGGCAGCGCGGTGCTGGACGTGGGCACTGGTGGCGGCCTGCCCGGCCTGCCGCTGGCCATCCTATTTCCGGAGGTGAAGTTTCACCTCGTGGACAGCATCGGCAAGAAAATCCGGGCCGTGCAGCTGATGGCCGCCGACCTGGGCCTGACCAACGTCACGGCCGAGCAAATCCGGGCCGAGGACGTGCGCGAAAAATTCGACTTTGTGGTGAGCCGCGCCGTGGCGCGCCTGGCCACTTTTCACCCCTGGATTAGGCACAGCTACAAAAAACACCCCGCGCCGGGTGCAGGCTTGTATTATTTAAAAGGCGGCGACCTGACGGAGGAAATTGCCGAAAGCGGCCTCGTGGCGCAGGTCGTGGACCTAAGCAATTTTTTTGAGGAAGAATTTTTTGAGACGAAAAAAGTGGTCGTAGTGCCGGCGTAGAGTTACTGAGTAATTTTCATTCCTCCTTCTTCTATATTCTCCCTTTATTTCTTCTCGCCTTGCTGCGCGAAAAATTGCTGCAACGCCTCCAGCATGGTCTTGCGCAGGGCGTCTTCCTTGCCGGGCGTGGTGTGCGCCTGGAAGGTGATGGTCATGGCTGCGCCCGGCGTGAGAGTGGTGATGCTGACTTGTGGCTGGGGGGTAGGGAGCACATCGGGCAGCGCCTTTAGCAGCGGGAGCGCTTGCTGGCGCAGGGTGTCAAGGTCGGTGGTAGCGGGCAGGTCGAGCGGCACTTCTACTACGGCTTGCTGGGGGTGGGCTTTGTTGACGAGCACGCCGTTGGAGGTCGCGCCGTTGGGCAGAATCACGATGTCGCCCAGCGAGGTGAGCAGGATGGTATTGAAAATCTGGATGGCCTGCACAGTACCGCTTTTACCTTGGCTTTCAATAACATCACCTACCACAAAGGGCTTGAAAATCAATATCAGTACGCCGCCCGCAAAGTTGGCCAGCGTGCCCTGCAAAGCCAGGCCCACCGCCAGGCCTGCCGCTCCCAGAATAGCCACGAAGGAGGTCGTCTGAAACCCCACCATGCCCGCTGCCGAGATGAGCAGCAGCACCTTGAGCAGGATACTGAACATGCTGGTTACGAACGAGCTGAGCGACACGTCGAGCCGCGCCGTGGCGTTCGCCACCAGTCGGCTCAGCCAGCTGATGACCCACCAGCCCACCACCAGCAGCACAGCGGCCGCAGCCAGCCGCGGCAGATATAGCGCCGCCAGCGTGCGCAGGTGGTCTACGTAAAAATCAACGTTGCTGAGCGACAGCGGTGCGGGGACAGGCAGGGGCATAAGGGATAGGGAAACGGTAAAGCAAGCAGCCTTTCGGATAGGGCAAAAATAGGAGATGAAATCCCTAGCGCCCGGCGGGCAGCAGCGCCACGCGCAGCATTTTATCCCCGATTTCGAGCCGTTGCACTACCTCCATTCCTTGCGTTACCTGGGCAAAGATGGTATAGCGGCCGTCGAGGTGGGGAGTAGGCTGGTGAGTGAAAAAGAACTGACAGCTCTCGGTATCCTTGCCGGCCGAGGCCAGGCCCACGGCCCCGGCATCGTAGCGCAGCTCCGAAAACTCGGAGCGCAGGTTGTAGGGCGTGCTGCCCGAGCCGTCGCCGCGCGGGTCGCCGCCCTGCGCCACGAAATCGGGCACCACGCGGTGAAAATACAGCCCGTCATAGAAGTGCTGGTTGAGTAATTGCACAAAGCTGGCCACTGAGCCGGGGGCTTCTACTACTTTCAATTCCAAGATAATAACGCCCTTGGTGGTTTCCATTCGCACTTGCTGGCCCACCGGAATACGCTGCACCAGCGCCCAATCGATGAGGTGCTGGCTAGCCGGGCCGACGGGCATGGGCGTGGGTTTGGGCGCTTTCGTGAGCTTATCCAGGGCCTGCTGCAAACCCAGCCACGCCTCAATTTCGCGGGGTAGCGTGAGCTTACGTTGGGCCTGACGCAGGGCGGCTTCGTCGGCGGGCTGGGGGGTAGGCACGAGCGCGGGATTGGCCAGCGCCTCGGCGGCGGTGGCGAGCTGGGCCACGTCGCCGCCCGCCAGCGCCCGCCGCAGCGCCGCCGTAAAATCGGCCTGCCGGGCGGTGGGGAAGCTTTTAGCGCTTCGCAAACTCACCAGCGCCGCCAGCGCCGTGCCGGGCACCACGGGCGGGCCGGTGGTCAGCGTAGCCTCTTTCGCCAAAAAATCAAACTGCGCCGGGTCTTCGCTGAGGGCAGTAAGTAGCGCGGCTTTTTCGTATTGGTTGGGCGTGCGCTGGTAACGAGCGCGGATGGTATCGGCCAGGGCCAAGCGGCGGGCGGCGCGGGCGTGGTGCAGGGCCGCTTGCAGCAGCGTGGCGCGGGTGCGCCAATGCTGCGCGCGGCGCACGTAGCCCAGGAAATCGGCGCTGGCCCAGAGGCTGTCGGTGGGCACGCGCAGCAGCCACTCGGCGGCCGTCAGGGTTTCCTGAGCCAATGGCCGGGTCAGGCCCTGGTCGATGGCCGCTACGATGCCGATGGCCGCCCGCGCCGGCAGTGCCCGCAACGCCGCGATGCGTACCCGGTGGTCAGCGTCAGTGTCGGCGGCTCTTAGTAAGGCTTCTACGGCCGCCGGCCGGCCCACCCGGCCCAGGGCCGACGCGCAATTTTCGCGCACGAAATAATCTTGGTCATTCCCCACGGCTTGCAGCAGCACTGGCAGCGCCACTTGCGCCAGCGTCGAGTCTTGGCCGCGCACCCGCGCCAGGGCCGCCGACGCGCCGGCCCGCGCCGGGGCCATCCCTACCCCCTTCTGGACCAGCAACGCCGTGGTTTGGCGCACCACCTCGGGCGTAGCCAAGCCGCGCAGCGTGGCCCGGTACAGCGCCCAAGCCCGGCCGGGCGCGGCGGCTGAGTCGGGGCCAGGCGGCTTCACCTCCCAGATTTGGCTGACCGTGCGCTTGGTGACGCAGCGGCTCAGCGCCTCGTAGGCGGCGCGGCGGGCGGGGGCGCTGGCTTCGGGCCGGGCCAGGCGCTGGGCCAGGGCGGGCACGGCCGCGCTGTCGCCGGCCTGGCCCAGGGCGAAGGCAGCAGCGCGGCGCACGGCGGGCGTTGCGTCGTTTAGCAGGGGTAGGAGCGCGGGCAGGGCTTTTTTGTCTTGCACCGAGGCCAGGGCCTCGGCGGCGGCGGCGCGGTAAACCGGATTTTTATTTTGCAAAAAAGGCAGCAGCGCGGCTGTTTGGCGCTCGTCCTGGGCGGTGGCGATGCGGCGGCGCGTGGCATCGGCGTAGGGGTGCGCGGGCGGGGTAGGCGGCGCGGCGAGCAGCAGAAGCAGCAAGTGGAGCATGGGCCGGAGAAGGGTTGCGGCCGAAAGTAATACCCCGGCGGCGCGAACTTTGCGGCGCGCATAGGGTGCGGGACTGGCTCCCGGCCGTCGTTGCTCAAAAACCCGAACGAAAGCAGTACCAATCGTTCAACGCCGGGCGGGGGCAAGCCCCGCACTCTACTTATGGACCCTCATCAGCTGCACATCCAGGATTTTCATTACGAGCTGCCCGCCGACCGCATCGCGCCCGAGCCGCTGGCCGACCGCGCCGCCAGCCGCCTGTTGGTGAGCCGCCGGGGCGTTATCTCGGATAAGACTTTCCGCGACTTGCCGGATGAGCTGCCGGCCGATAGTCTGCTCATTTTCAACGACACGCGGGTGGTGCGGGCGCGGCTGCTGGCCCAGCGGCCCACGGGCGGCGCGGTGGAGTTGTTTTGCCTGGAGCCGGTGGCCCCGCACCGCGCCTTGGAGCCAGCCTTGCAGCAAACCGGGGCCGCCACCTGGCGCTGCCTGGTGGGCAACGGCCGCCGCTGGAAAAGCGGCCCGGTGAGCCTCAGCTTCCAATTCGCGGGCCAGCCGGCTACCCTCTGGGCCGAGCGCCGGGCCCACGAGGCCAGCGGCGAAAGCCTGCTTGATTTCCGCTGGGAGCCGGCTTCGCTGCCCTTCGCCGAGGTGCTGCGGGCGGCCGGGCACCTGCCCCTACCCCCCTACCTGCACCGCGCCGCCACCCCCGCCGACGCCGTGCGCTACCAAACCGTGTACGCGGCCCACGAGGGGGCCGTGGCCGCGCCCACCGCCGGCCTGCACTTTACCCCCGAGCTGCTGGCCGAGCTGGCCGCCCGCGGCATTGCCACCGGGCAGCTGACGCTGCACGTGGGCGCGGGCACCTTCCAGCCCGTCAAGGCCGAGACGATGGCCGACCACCCCATGCACGCCGAGCCGATTATCGTGTCGGCCGGGCTACTGCGGCAGCTGCTGGCACACCGGCCGCGGCCGGTTATTGCGGTGGGCACCACCAGCTTGCGCACCCTGGAAAGCCTGTATTGGCTGGGGGCGGCGCTGGTGCGCGGCAGCCCTACCCCCGCCGCCGCGCTCGAAGTGAGCCAGTGGCAGCCCTACGCCGCCCTACCCCCCGGCGCGGCCGAGGTGCCGGCCGAAGCCGCTTTGCAAGCGCTGCTGGCCCACCTGGAGGCCACCGGCTCGGCGGCGGTGGAGGCAAGCACGCGGCTGCTCATTGCGCCTGGCTACCGCTTCCGGCTGGTGCAGGGGCTGATTACGAATTTTCATCAGCCCGAAAGCACGTTACTGCTGCTGGTGGCCGCCCTACTGGGGCCAGGCTGGCGCGCAGTGTATGCACACGCGCTGCGCCAGGGCTACCGGTTTTTGAGCTACGGCGACTCTTCGTTGCTACTGCCAGGCGCGGAGTAGAATTATTTCAGGATTTTCTTGTTTTTGGCACGGACTTTGAAAAGTTTTCGCCATCGAGAATGGCAACCCAGGCTGGGAGGCCGCGTAAAAGACCTCGAAAATACCTTTCCCCCTTTCGCCATGAAAAAAGTAATTCTGCTACTCGCCGCCTGCGCTTTCACCACCGTTTCTTTCGCCCAGACTGCCCCCACCACCGAAGTGAAGGTCCGCGATAATGGCACCAAGAAAGTAGTCACCAAAACCGGCAAAACCAACGTGGGCCAAGCCCTCGAAAACACGGCCGATGCGGCTGGCAATGTGGTTAGCAAAGCTGGCCACGCCGTGAAGCACGGTGCCAAGAAAGGTACCAAAGCTGTAAAAGGCACCAGTCTTAAGGCCAGCCGCAAGCTGAAGAAAGACACCCACAAAATGGACACCAAATCGGAATAGTGCTCTTTTTTATAAGGCATAAAAAAAAACCTGGCTTTGGCCAGGTTTTTTTTTATGCCTTATAAGTTGCTGAAAGCTTCATTAGTGGGCTTTTCGTGCAGCTCGTGCAGCACCTTTTCAATAATACTTTGCCCCAACAGGCTAACTCCGGCGTTGAGCACGACGAGAGCGGCGGTGCCGGCCGGCACCCAGGCAGCAGGTTCTTTTCTGGTTTTGAGTTCGGCGGCCCAGCCGACGAGGCAAGCACCAGCCCCGATGCCCAGCAATCCTACGGGTGCCAAGAGCAGCCATTTTTCTTTGTGTGTCATGGATAGTAGCGAAAGCAGATGATTTTTAAAAAGGAAAAACTAACAGGCCAGATAATATTACTTGTGCGGGGCTACCTGAGTTGCCACGCTACTTCTAACTCAGCTCTGAGGGCACGGTGAAAACTTAGTTTTGATGGGTAACACAACATTTTTCAGTCAGAATTTCAGCTCCAGACTTAGAAGAGTAGGGCTGTCGTTGGCAAAACTTACGCATCCTTGGCAGCATCTCTTCTTTTTGCAGAAGTCATTTAGCTGAGTATTATCATATATTTCATAAATAATATATTTACGAGCTCTTCATTAGTAGTTTTAGGGTTTCTGGCGCTTAAGACTGCTTTTTCTGCCGCCCCCAATTAGCTGTAATCCAACGATATTACTTGGATACTGGTGAGCACGTTCGCCTTTGGCGACTCGGCTCTTAGTACTTATACCAAGTGGCCAACCTGGTCGTACTCATTCGGGTAAATACTAAAAATGAACTTCGCGGCCTCGGTACCAGCCAGCACGATGAAATCTTGCTGGCCGCGTAAGGAGACTAGAATTTGACGTGCTTAAGCTGGAATGAGAGTGCATTTGTGCTAACGCATAATTTCTCATCCCAAATTCTTAGTTGCTAATTTCCCCCGTGACTCAGTTATTTTTTTCTGACTACGATATGCTGGCCGAGCCTGCCGGCGGCTTACCCCGGCCCCTTGCCATCGTGGGGGCGGGTGGGCTGGGACGGG
The genomic region above belongs to Hymenobacter psoromatis and contains:
- the tgt gene encoding tRNA guanosine(34) transglycosylase Tgt, with amino-acid sequence MKFDLLARDAGTKARAGQLTTAHGTIETPIFMPVGTAGTVKAVGQRELTADVQAQIILGNTYHLYLRPGLEVLQAAGGLHKFNGWDRPILTDSGGYQVFSLSNTRKIKEEGVTFRSHIDGSKHLFSPEGVMDIQRRIGADIIMAFDECTPWPCEYDYARRSLDMTHRWLRRCIERLDSTEPLYGYEQTLFPIVQGSTFKDLRVQSAEFIAEQGRAGNAIGGLSVGEPAEQMYEMTELVCDILPQDKPRYLMGVGTPANILENIALGVDMFDCVLPTRNARNGMLFTTQGIINITNKKWELDFEPIDETLGGHASTFYSRAYVRHLFQAKEMLGAQIASQHNLTFYLWLVKEARKQIMAGTFGEWKKGMVEQVMRRL
- a CDS encoding mechanosensitive ion channel family protein, with protein sequence MPLPVPAPLSLSNVDFYVDHLRTLAALYLPRLAAAAVLLVVGWWVISWLSRLVANATARLDVSLSSFVTSMFSILLKVLLLISAAGMVGFQTTSFVAILGAAGLAVGLALQGTLANFAGGVLILIFKPFVVGDVIESQGKSGTVQAIQIFNTILLTSLGDIVILPNGATSNGVLVNKAHPQQAVVEVPLDLPATTDLDTLRQQALPLLKALPDVLPTPQPQVSITTLTPGAAMTITFQAHTTPGKEDALRKTMLEALQQFFAQQGEKK
- a CDS encoding peptidylprolyl isomerase, giving the protein MLHLLLLLLAAPPTPPAHPYADATRRRIATAQDERQTAALLPFLQNKNPVYRAAAAEALASVQDKKALPALLPLLNDATPAVRRAAAFALGQAGDSAAVPALAQRLARPEASAPARRAAYEALSRCVTKRTVSQIWEVKPPGPDSAAAPGRAWALYRATLRGLATPEVVRQTTALLVQKGVGMAPARAGASAALARVRGQDSTLAQVALPVLLQAVGNDQDYFVRENCASALGRVGRPAAVEALLRAADTDADHRVRIAALRALPARAAIGIVAAIDQGLTRPLAQETLTAAEWLLRVPTDSLWASADFLGYVRRAQHWRTRATLLQAALHHARAARRLALADTIRARYQRTPNQYEKAALLTALSEDPAQFDFLAKEATLTTGPPVVPGTALAALVSLRSAKSFPTARQADFTAALRRALAGGDVAQLATAAEALANPALVPTPQPADEAALRQAQRKLTLPREIEAWLGLQQALDKLTKAPKPTPMPVGPASQHLIDWALVQRIPVGQQVRMETTKGVIILELKVVEAPGSVASFVQLLNQHFYDGLYFHRVVPDFVAQGGDPRGDGSGSTPYNLRSEFSELRYDAGAVGLASAGKDTESCQFFFTHQPTPHLDGRYTIFAQVTQGMEVVQRLEIGDKMLRVALLPAGR
- a CDS encoding S-adenosylmethionine:tRNA ribosyltransferase-isomerase, which encodes MDPHQLHIQDFHYELPADRIAPEPLADRAASRLLVSRRGVISDKTFRDLPDELPADSLLIFNDTRVVRARLLAQRPTGGAVELFCLEPVAPHRALEPALQQTGAATWRCLVGNGRRWKSGPVSLSFQFAGQPATLWAERRAHEASGESLLDFRWEPASLPFAEVLRAAGHLPLPPYLHRAATPADAVRYQTVYAAHEGAVAAPTAGLHFTPELLAELAARGIATGQLTLHVGAGTFQPVKAETMADHPMHAEPIIVSAGLLRQLLAHRPRPVIAVGTTSLRTLESLYWLGAALVRGSPTPAAALEVSQWQPYAALPPGAAEVPAEAALQALLAHLEATGSAAVEASTRLLIAPGYRFRLVQGLITNFHQPESTLLLLVAALLGPGWRAVYAHALRQGYRFLSYGDSSLLLPGAE
- a CDS encoding glycosyltransferase — translated: MSLPPLASLPPALLLLPLLLVQGWFWLRYFRPFARRPPEAAADAPGPDTEPVSIIVCAHNELDNLRELIPVLLRQDYPPGFELVLVDDRSQDDTYLFTQQLSQYYPGRFRLVTVTHTPAGFASKKYALTLGIKAARHAHLLFTDADCRPVGPDWLRLMQRGFQASLPHRGGVGADIVLGYSGYAERPGLLNRLIRYDTLLTAAQYLGLAWAGRPYMGVGRNLAYTRGTFQSTKGFASHMRRLSGDDDLLVQDAVALGARAAVVADAPAHTLSQPAETWAAWWRQKRRHLSAGSRYRAADRRRLGFFMGSNGLFYLLTPVILAVGWNRENLVSLAIIWLVRTLLLLAVYRPLARRLRANFPPLLLPALDFLYFVFYGAWGISLFRHRSLQWK
- the rsmG gene encoding 16S rRNA (guanine(527)-N(7))-methyltransferase RsmG → MSLLTKYFPSLTAHQRAQFTQLETEFKAWNAQINLVARPDADNLVERHLLHSLGLAKVVQFPAGSAVLDVGTGGGLPGLPLAILFPEVKFHLVDSIGKKIRAVQLMAADLGLTNVTAEQIRAEDVREKFDFVVSRAVARLATFHPWIRHSYKKHPAPGAGLYYLKGGDLTEEIAESGLVAQVVDLSNFFEEEFFETKKVVVVPA
- a CDS encoding RNA polymerase sigma factor, yielding MEINPNDIQKQFSSKAKHDFKLIRAAVDHGDEKAYAELMHIYKKPVFHVVLKMVRNPDDAEDLTIEAFAKAFKNLHKFNPEFAFSTWLFRIATNNCIDFIRKNKIKTMSIDSAVKMGDGDEIQLEFRDNDLNPADTTIKNQKIEIMRHVVSRLPDKYQRLVSLRYFDELSYEEIATELKAPLGTVKAQLHRARELLFDMVKDKKEII